From a single Halobellus ruber genomic region:
- a CDS encoding alpha-1 4-glucan-protein synthase has translation MQQDVCVVVPTIREYECMRAYFENAREHGFDLDRLFVLLVTEDFCDVDAMEGMLDEEGVDGAVYDGTRREQWFESQGVPAFSHLIPEASHAQTSFGLLYMWANPQFERGVFIDDDTLPHDEWDFFGRHLENLDRTDEVESVRSDERWVNVLYQNDEEHGLYPRGYPYSAMDEAVETDRRHLTDVVASQGLWTNVPDLDAVRILMDGDLEGQAQTRTEKADFDGDFVAEPGQYLTVCSMNLAFEREVIPAFYQLPMDENEWSVGRFDDIWSGVFLKRAADLLGKDVLTGYPLCEHNKAPRPTFDDLNNEVPGLELNEHVWEVVDVAGEGADTWREAATAMAKALADGDFSEWNNGDFLNHCGNYWLDWLACLSKVAPPADQPTADATVADD, from the coding sequence ATGCAACAGGACGTCTGTGTCGTGGTTCCCACGATCCGCGAGTACGAGTGTATGCGGGCGTACTTCGAGAACGCCCGCGAGCACGGCTTCGACCTCGATCGTTTGTTCGTCCTTCTGGTCACGGAGGACTTCTGCGACGTCGACGCGATGGAAGGGATGTTAGACGAGGAGGGCGTCGACGGCGCCGTCTACGACGGCACCCGGCGCGAACAGTGGTTCGAGTCACAGGGCGTCCCGGCTTTCTCCCATCTGATCCCGGAAGCCTCCCACGCTCAGACCAGTTTCGGCCTGCTGTATATGTGGGCCAACCCGCAGTTCGAGCGCGGCGTCTTCATCGACGACGATACCCTCCCACACGACGAGTGGGACTTCTTCGGGCGTCACCTCGAAAACCTCGACCGCACAGACGAGGTCGAGTCCGTCCGCTCGGACGAGCGGTGGGTGAACGTCCTCTACCAGAACGACGAGGAGCACGGCCTCTACCCCCGCGGGTACCCATACTCCGCGATGGACGAGGCCGTCGAGACCGACCGGCGACACCTGACCGACGTGGTCGCCTCCCAGGGGCTGTGGACGAACGTCCCCGACCTCGATGCGGTCCGGATCCTGATGGACGGCGACCTCGAAGGGCAGGCACAGACCCGGACCGAGAAGGCGGACTTCGACGGCGACTTCGTGGCCGAGCCGGGCCAGTACCTCACCGTCTGCTCGATGAACCTCGCGTTCGAGCGGGAGGTAATCCCCGCGTTCTACCAGCTGCCGATGGACGAAAACGAGTGGTCGGTTGGCCGGTTCGACGACATCTGGTCGGGGGTGTTCCTCAAGCGCGCGGCGGACCTCCTCGGCAAGGACGTCCTCACCGGCTACCCGCTGTGTGAGCACAACAAGGCGCCGCGGCCGACCTTCGACGACCTCAACAACGAGGTTCCGGGCCTCGAACTCAACGAGCACGTCTGGGAGGTCGTCGACGTCGCGGGCGAGGGCGCCGACACGTGGCGGGAGGCCGCGACGGCGATGGCGAAGGCGCTCGCCGACGGCGACTTCTCGGAGTGGAACAACGGCGACTTCCTCAACCACTGCGGGAACTACTGGCTGGACTGGCTGGCGTGCCTCTCGAAGGTCGCGCCACCAGCCGACCAACCCACCGCGGACGCCACGGTCGCCGATGACTGA
- a CDS encoding extracellular solute-binding protein, translating into MHESDDTRRTRRRFLQAAAAAGVIGVAGCNTPGEGGGTDTETETGGGSAGDGDPEQIGSGRSPFGDREVGGVTMEEMPDLEGELTVYSGRGEALVGELLEFIEDQYPDLTIRPRYNTAAELVSQIETEGQNSPADAFYSVNAGALGTLANRGRTQSLPEEVLEFVPESFRDPDGEWVGTSGRARSVPFNTNAFSASDIPQDIMAFPDTGAFEGEVGWTPTYSSFQAFITAMRILEGEEATREWLNGMQDLGTSTYSDEFQVSRAVADGEIFVGLANHYYIQRVLARRPNAPISTAFTRNDAGAIFNVAGACVLDTASDSTLASNFVRHLLSAEAQDYFARSTFEYPLIPEVEPIGRLPPIDELNPPEDLDLSQLADLEATISLLRETGVL; encoded by the coding sequence ATGCACGAATCAGACGACACGCGGCGGACGCGCAGACGGTTCCTCCAAGCGGCCGCAGCGGCCGGCGTGATCGGCGTGGCCGGCTGCAACACGCCCGGCGAGGGCGGCGGCACCGACACGGAGACCGAGACCGGCGGCGGCAGTGCCGGCGACGGCGACCCCGAACAGATCGGTTCGGGGCGCTCGCCGTTCGGCGACCGCGAGGTCGGCGGCGTCACGATGGAGGAGATGCCGGACCTCGAGGGCGAACTCACGGTCTACTCCGGCCGCGGGGAGGCCCTGGTCGGCGAACTGCTGGAGTTCATCGAGGACCAGTACCCCGATCTGACGATCCGGCCGCGCTACAACACCGCCGCGGAACTCGTCAGCCAGATCGAGACCGAAGGCCAGAACAGCCCCGCCGACGCGTTCTACTCGGTCAACGCCGGCGCGCTCGGCACGCTCGCCAACCGCGGTCGGACGCAGTCGCTTCCCGAGGAGGTGCTCGAGTTCGTCCCCGAGAGCTTCCGGGACCCCGACGGCGAGTGGGTCGGCACCTCCGGCCGGGCGCGGTCGGTCCCGTTCAACACGAACGCGTTCTCCGCGTCGGATATCCCGCAGGACATAATGGCGTTCCCCGACACCGGCGCCTTCGAGGGCGAGGTCGGGTGGACGCCGACCTACTCCTCGTTCCAGGCGTTCATCACGGCGATGCGCATCCTGGAGGGCGAGGAGGCCACACGGGAGTGGCTCAACGGAATGCAGGATCTGGGTACGAGCACCTACAGCGACGAGTTCCAGGTGTCCCGCGCGGTCGCGGACGGCGAGATCTTCGTCGGCCTCGCGAACCACTACTACATCCAGCGCGTGCTGGCCCGCCGCCCGAATGCGCCCATCTCGACTGCGTTCACGCGGAACGACGCCGGCGCGATCTTCAACGTCGCCGGCGCCTGCGTGCTCGACACCGCGTCCGATTCGACGCTGGCGTCGAACTTCGTCCGGCACCTCCTCTCGGCGGAAGCCCAGGACTACTTCGCGCGCAGCACCTTCGAGTACCCGCTGATCCCGGAAGTCGAGCCGATCGGCCGGCTACCTCCGATCGACGAGTTGAACCCACCCGAGGATCTAGACCTCTCCCAACTCGCGGACCTCGAGGCGACGATCTCCCTCCTGCGGGAGACCGGTGTCCTCTGA
- a CDS encoding ABC transporter permease, whose amino-acid sequence MAAENQPIDDDTGAEDRLPLGPSIAAAAVSAAVLLPVLWLIRTGFGVGFDAAAALLTRPTTIEVFVNSAVLVVLTTVACVAIGVPLAYLTVRTDLPFRRFWTIAVSLPLVIPSYVGAFAFVSAFGPQGGFQRLLAPLGVERIPEIYGLEGTVLILTLYTYPYVYITARASLKSMDTTLIDAARTLEHDRWETFRRVTVPQIRPAVAAGALLSALYVLADFGTPQIMRYDVFTRVIFVEFGTFGRDTAVLLSLQLVAVTVFILWLESRIRGEERTKAGGRSRAPVPLGRWRYPMMLPVALVAGLALVVPVAILVSWLAATGTTTNQALVFEWSFALNSVTVSAAAAAAAVVAAIPVAYLSARHGGRLPDAFERISYVGYAVPGVVLGLALVFFGSSYAAPIYQTLYLLVFAYVIRFLPQSVGSLRASFLSVDPSLPEAARTLGRTSAGAFRYVTLPLVAPGLFGGAALVFLTTMKELPATLLLRPSGFTTLVTHIWTAYESGYFGQAAIPALVLLFVSGLSMLVILRQEGYDVK is encoded by the coding sequence ATGGCTGCGGAGAACCAACCGATCGACGACGACACCGGGGCGGAAGACCGGCTCCCGCTGGGGCCGTCGATCGCTGCGGCTGCTGTCTCCGCGGCCGTGTTGCTCCCGGTCCTGTGGCTGATCAGGACCGGGTTCGGCGTCGGTTTCGACGCCGCGGCGGCCCTCCTGACCCGTCCGACGACGATCGAGGTGTTCGTCAACAGCGCCGTCCTGGTCGTATTGACGACGGTAGCCTGCGTCGCGATCGGCGTGCCGCTGGCGTATCTCACCGTCCGGACCGACCTCCCCTTCCGCCGCTTTTGGACGATCGCGGTGTCGCTGCCGCTCGTGATCCCGAGCTACGTCGGCGCCTTCGCGTTCGTGTCGGCGTTCGGCCCGCAGGGTGGCTTTCAGCGACTCCTCGCGCCGCTCGGAGTTGAACGGATCCCGGAGATCTACGGGCTGGAGGGGACCGTCCTGATCCTCACGCTCTACACCTACCCGTACGTCTACATCACCGCACGGGCGTCGCTGAAGTCGATGGACACCACCCTGATCGACGCCGCCCGGACCTTAGAACACGACCGGTGGGAGACGTTCCGACGGGTGACGGTCCCGCAGATCCGGCCGGCGGTGGCCGCTGGGGCGCTGCTGTCGGCGCTGTACGTCCTCGCGGACTTCGGCACGCCGCAGATCATGCGCTACGACGTGTTCACCCGGGTCATCTTCGTCGAGTTCGGGACGTTCGGCCGCGACACCGCGGTGCTTCTGTCCCTCCAACTCGTGGCGGTCACGGTGTTCATCCTGTGGCTCGAATCCCGGATCCGCGGCGAGGAGCGAACCAAGGCAGGAGGTCGGTCCCGCGCGCCCGTCCCGCTCGGCCGGTGGCGGTACCCGATGATGCTCCCCGTGGCGCTCGTCGCCGGCCTGGCGCTGGTCGTCCCGGTCGCCATCCTGGTGTCGTGGCTGGCCGCGACGGGGACGACCACGAACCAGGCGCTGGTCTTCGAGTGGTCGTTCGCGCTCAACTCCGTGACCGTCTCCGCGGCGGCGGCCGCGGCGGCGGTCGTCGCCGCGATTCCGGTGGCGTACCTCTCGGCCCGCCACGGGGGCCGGCTCCCCGACGCCTTCGAGCGGATCTCCTACGTCGGCTACGCGGTCCCGGGGGTCGTGCTCGGGCTCGCCTTGGTGTTCTTCGGGAGCAGCTACGCCGCGCCGATCTATCAGACGCTCTATCTGCTGGTGTTCGCCTACGTCATCCGCTTTCTCCCCCAGTCGGTCGGGTCGTTGCGGGCCTCCTTCCTCTCGGTCGACCCCTCGCTGCCGGAGGCCGCACGGACCCTGGGCCGGACGTCGGCGGGGGCGTTCCGGTACGTCACCCTCCCGCTCGTGGCCCCCGGACTGTTCGGCGGCGCGGCGCTTGTGTTCCTGACGACGATGAAGGAACTCCCGGCGACGCTGCTGCTCAGACCGTCGGGCTTTACAACCTTGGTCACGCACATCTGGACAGCATATGAATCGGGATACTTCGGACAGGCGGCGATCCCGGCACTCGTCTTGCTTTTCGTGTCGGGGCTGTCGATGCTCGTGATCCTCAGACAGGAGGGGTACGATGTCAAATAA
- a CDS encoding ABC transporter ATP-binding protein gives MSNKGQSTVESGEGRTEAPIERESTGTVDDGSPPAAGGSSRPGDDVVLELDDLRKSYGTETVVEGLSLSVREGEILTLLGPSGCGKTTTLRLIAGLERPDGGVVRLNGESMSGSTFVAPEDRGVGVVFQEFALFPHLTARENVAFGLKDRPDDEVEERVDELLELVDLEAQGESYPDQLSGGQQQRVALARSLAPEPDILLLDEPFSNLDVDLRVEMREEVREIIKRTGVTAVSVTHDQEEALSISDRVAVMTDGRIEQVGKPEAVFQHPESRFVAAFLGYASFVPGYVSGDTVETDLGVLPREQIHGLAPEYEHTRIDLLVRPDDVSVVPVEDPADACGRVVGRRYLGPTFLYQVELDTGESIQCMHNHDEDIPESGPVDLELGADHELAWFPREQRPEDDARYGT, from the coding sequence ATGTCAAATAAGGGGCAGTCGACGGTCGAAAGCGGTGAGGGGCGAACCGAGGCGCCAATCGAACGCGAATCCACAGGCACCGTCGATGACGGGTCGCCGCCGGCCGCGGGTGGCAGCTCCCGCCCCGGCGACGACGTCGTCCTGGAACTGGACGACCTCCGGAAGTCCTACGGCACCGAGACCGTCGTCGAGGGGCTGTCGTTGTCCGTCCGCGAGGGCGAGATCCTGACGCTGCTCGGGCCCTCCGGGTGCGGGAAGACCACCACGCTCCGGCTGATCGCGGGGCTCGAACGCCCCGACGGCGGGGTCGTCCGCCTCAACGGCGAGTCGATGTCGGGGTCGACGTTCGTGGCTCCGGAGGACCGCGGCGTCGGCGTGGTGTTCCAGGAGTTCGCGCTGTTCCCACATCTGACCGCCCGCGAGAACGTCGCGTTCGGGCTGAAGGACCGCCCCGACGACGAGGTCGAGGAGCGCGTCGACGAACTACTGGAGCTCGTCGACCTCGAAGCGCAGGGCGAAAGCTACCCCGATCAGCTCTCGGGCGGCCAACAGCAGCGCGTCGCCCTCGCGCGGTCGCTGGCGCCGGAACCCGACATCCTCCTTCTCGACGAGCCGTTCTCCAACCTCGACGTCGACCTCCGCGTGGAGATGCGCGAGGAGGTCAGAGAGATCATCAAGCGCACCGGGGTGACCGCGGTCTCGGTCACCCACGACCAGGAGGAGGCGCTGTCGATCTCCGACCGGGTGGCGGTGATGACCGACGGCCGGATCGAACAGGTCGGCAAGCCCGAGGCGGTGTTCCAGCACCCCGAGTCCCGGTTCGTGGCGGCGTTCCTCGGCTACGCGAGTTTCGTTCCCGGCTACGTCTCCGGCGACACCGTCGAGACCGACCTCGGGGTCCTCCCCCGCGAGCAGATCCACGGGCTCGCACCGGAGTACGAACACACCCGCATCGACCTGCTGGTTCGCCCCGACGACGTGAGCGTGGTGCCGGTGGAGGACCCCGCCGACGCCTGCGGGCGCGTGGTCGGCCGTCGCTACCTCGGGCCGACGTTCCTCTATCAGGTCGAACTCGACACCGGCGAGTCGATCCAGTGTATGCACAACCACGACGAAGACATCCCCGAATCGGGCCCCGTGGACCTCGAACTCGGCGCCGACCACGAACTGGCGTGGTTCCCGCGGGAGCAACGCCCCGAGGACGACGCACGGTACGGTACCTGA